From the Porphyrobacter sp. CACIAM 03H1 genome, the window CCAGCGAGGCCCGGCTCCTGCGCAGCCGGAGGCAGGCCTTCGCCGCGCCGGGCGGATCGCACGACCGGCTGGTGCGCATTCTCGCCCGGGTGCTGCCGATGGGCGTCGGGGTTGTCGCCGCGCTGATGGTCATCACCCCGCTTTCCCCGCGCGGCGAGGTCAGCTTCCTGCTCGATCGCAACAAGGTCGCCCTGATCGACGAGCGCCTCTCGGTCGACAACGCCATGTATCGCGGGCGCGACAACCAGGGCCGCCCTTTCTCGCTGCTGGCGGGCGAGGCGGTGCAGCGTTCGAGCGTCGAGGGACTGGTGCGGATGCAGGACCTCGTCGCCCAGCTGCTCCTGACCGAGGGCCCTGCGCGCCTCAGCGCGGACGGCGGCACCTACGACATCGACGCCGAGACCGTGGCGGTCGACGGGCCGGTGCGGCTCACCGCCTCGGACGGCTACGCCATGACCGCAAGGGGCGTGTCGGTCGACCTCAAGGCACGCATGATGCGGGGCGATGCGGGCGTGTCGGGCGAGGTCCCGGCAGGCACCTTCTC encodes:
- the lptC gene encoding LPS export ABC transporter periplasmic protein LptC; its protein translation is MAPEQSIETSEARLLRSRRQAFAAPGGSHDRLVRILARVLPMGVGVVAALMVITPLSPRGEVSFLLDRNKVALIDERLSVDNAMYRGRDNQGRPFSLLAGEAVQRSSVEGLVRMQDLVAQLLLTEGPARLSADGGTYDIDAETVAVDGPVRLTASDGYAMTARGVSVDLKARMMRGDAGVSGEVPAGTFSADTLSADLGARTITLEGNARFTMIPGQLRMP